GAACGCCTTCACTACATCCACTTGTCCGAGCATGGTTGCGGAAAAGATGGAAGGATGCGCTCCGTTCGCCAGCAGAAATTCGGCTATCGCACGATTCCCCATGTGCGATGCGGCGCCGAGCGCAGTCTCCCAGTCACCGAATCCCCAATCCCAACTCGCTTTCGCCAGTGACGGATGCGCCGCCACCAACTCTTTAACCCGCGCCAGGTTGAAGTGGGAAACCAGCACTGTCTCCCGTGCCAGCTCGGGTGGTTCTGCTGGATAGAGCTCTCCTGGCGCAGCTACGCCTGACGAACTCTTGGCGCCTTGTCCCGAATCAGATTTCGCTGGCGCCGACCGGGAATGCAGGCCGATGGCCATGGCTGGGACGGTTAACGAACTGACGGCCAGGAAGCGCCTTCGTGACACGCTTTCAGACATTTTGCTCCTCCGCTCTTGCTTCAGCAGATTTCGCCAGAATGCCGGGAATTCGCAAGTGAGTTCTGCGCAGAGCGTGCCAGAACAATGTGAGGAGGAAAATCTTTCCCCTTCAGAGACTTGCGCGCGGACGTGAGGCGAAGGGCACGAACGTTGTGCGAATTTTTGGAGAGAACTGGCTGGCCACCGTCTGCGCCACCTGTGATTCGAGCGTCAACGGGTTATCCAAAGTGCGGTCGATGCGTGTGACCCAGACATGGGTTTGTTCAGGGAGATGAATTAGGTGAGCGAGAATGCGGGTTTGATCCCCACTGCGCTGCACCTGTCCCAGAATGACATAGGACGCCCCCAGAGAGGAAGCTACAGCATTGAGATCACGGTGCTCGCGCGCGACTCGCAGTTCGCGGGCGTTACCGATCACGCGATACTGCCCGTCTCCTTTGGCGGTCAACTCGGCGACAAGCATGTCGGTAACGGCGTCGCTGAGCCTTGTCATGTCAGGATCGCCGGTCTCGTTATCGAAGCGCAATACGGCAACGATTGGAGTCTTTTCCACTAAGGACCGGCTCTTCACCCAGTAGCCGGCAGCAAACAACGAGGCTAGTAGGAGACAAAGGGCGAGGACGCTTGCCACTGTCCTGACTCGCGATCTCGCATCGGGATTGCCGAGGTGTGTCGGCAGCAGATCACTATTGCTGGTTGGAGTGACTGGGGCAACGAACTGGTATCCGCGTTTCGGAATTGTGCGGATGAAACGCGGCTCAGGAGGATTGTCCTTGAGAGCAGCCCGAATTTGTGCAATACAGAAATTTAAACCGCGCTCGAAATCAACGAATGTGTCCTCACGCCACACTGCCTGGCGCAATTCTTCCCTCGACACAACCTCTCCTGCGCGTTCGAGCAAACAAACAAGCACTTGAGCAGGTTGCGACTGCAAACGGACCAGCACCCCATCTCTGCGCAACTCTCGCGCGCTTCGATTGAACTCAAATATGCCGAAACGAAATCGCTCTGCAGTCATAGAATAATGACGATTCTCGCACAGAAAAGTCTTAGGAAACACGGCGCCAAGACAAGAGCCAGAACGCCTCCGTCCGCTCCTTTCACCTCCAGAACTGGAACGAGAAGCTGCTCGATAAAAGCCCGACGCCCCAGGCGGCTCGGAAATCGAAATTTGTGAGAGCTAAAAAGAAGCTACGTCTTGTCTCGTACGAAGGATCGATAATGAGTTTGAGAAATAGCGCGTGCGCAAAGCTCTAAAACTCATTCCCGGCCTCCGGGAGCAGGGAGCAGAGACGTGACGGCAACTTTGAGCAAGCAGGCTGAGCTTATTTTCCTCAGTGTATTGACCCTGCTCGGTCTGTATTTGTCCTACTTGCTGGTGCGGCCATACGCTGCACCAATTCTGTTCGCTCTAGTTCTTGCGATTATCTTTTATCCGCTGTACGAGAAATTGCGCCGCCTTGTGCGAAATCCATCGGCGCGCGCCTTACTCACCACACTCATTACCCTGATTGCTACCGTACTTCCGCTCGTTCTTCTGGCGATCGCCCTGAGCCGCGAACTCACCGATCTGTACCAAACGCTTACAGTGAAGAGCGCGGCTGGAGGCGGCATCGCACAACTCCTTCTGCATTACGGACAAGTGGCAACTGAGTGGATTCGCCAACGTATTGGACTCCCACCAATCGACATTCGAGGTGTAACTCTGCGGTATGTGGGGCAAGCTAGTGCGGCGATCGTTCAGTTCGGGGCGGGGGCAATTGCGAATTTCTTTAAGTTGCTGGTCGATGCGGCGATCGCTTTTCTGCTCCTCTTTTTTCTCTTTCGCGATGGCAGATCCGGACTCAAGCGAGTTACTTCTAATTTGCCCATGAGCGACGAACGGGCGTCGGAACTATTCCGTCGAATCGGCTCCACTGTAACGGCGACTTTCTATGGCGGGCTCGCGGTGGCCGCGATCCAAGGGACCCTTGCTGGCCTCGCGTTCTATGTTCTCGGATTACAGTCCGCGGTATTGTGGGGCTTTGTCACGGCCATCGCTTCTCTCTTGCCGGTGGTTGGATCGGCAACCGTGTGGGTGCCAATGTCAGTCGTGTTGCTCGCCAGCGGGCATTGGCTGAAGGCGGTTGTGCTTTTGGGCTGGGGATTTGGCGTCGTGGGACTCGTGGACAATTTAGTTCGTCCGCTAATCGTACGGGCGGGCACCCAGCTTCACATGGTTTTTATCTTTCTTTCTCTTCTCGGCGGACTGAGCGCTTTCGGAATGCTGGGACTTTTCTTGGGTCCGGTGATCCTCTCAGTCACAGGAGCGGTAATTGGGATGTTGCGCGATGAAGTCGCGCGGAGGAATGCCTAAGAGCAAGTGACGCGCGTGCAATCTTCTTGATTGCAGGCAAGTTCGACATGGATCAGCAATTCGGGGCGGCCATCGGTCTTTCGTTGTTTTCTCTGAATGCTGCTACTATTCGTCGGCGACAAACATCAAATCCGCGGGACTAAAATGCACTGAGGATCGCTTAAGAAAGGCAGCAGGAAATTCTCGATGGAGTTTGGACCTGACAAGGCATTTGTAGTTGAAGTGGACGCTAGCTCGCGCGAGCACGTTGCAAAGATTCTCACTGACGCGGGATATCAAGTCTCGAGCCAAATCGCTGCCACTTTGAAAATGGTGCTGGCGTCCATGCCCGATGTGATCGTTATGGGCGCGAGTCCTCCCGATCTTGACTGCTGCGACCTGCTCTCGGATATAAAGCGGTCGGAGCAGGCGCGGCATATTCGCGTAATCATGCTGGCCGAGGGCGGGACTGCGGAACGAATCCGCGGGCTCGATCTGGGCGCCGACGATGCGCTTTCTGTGCCATTCGACGATCGCGAGTTATTGGCTCGCGTGCGCGCTCAGCTTCGCGAGAAGCGTCCCGAGGACGATTTGCGCGCGAGCGTGCGTGATGGCCGGAATTCGCGGCGAGAAGCTCGTCGTGTTCTCAGCGCGCTCAATCGAGGACGACGTACACTGCGTCTTGGCGTCACGCTACTCATAGTTGTTGCGGCGCTCGCCACCGGCGGACTCGGCTTCCTCTACTGGCGTTCGCAACGACAAGACGTTCGCGTTTACACCGCGCTTGCGAAGTTGCAGACCGGAATCGCGAGCGAACGCGAACTGCTGGAACTGGCCCGCAAGGCAAGAGCCCAGGCGGAACAAAGCGCGACCGACTCCACCGAAGCGCAGCGCCAGGATCTAAAGCGACAAAACAAAGAACTGCGCGACAAGATAGCCGGGGCCGATCCATCGCAGGTGGCAGAACTCGAACGCCAGCTTCGGACGTCGAACGACCGCCTGCAGAAACTCGAAACCGAACGCACGGTTGCGCAGGATGTAATCCGCTCGTACTCGTCCAGCGTATGCCTGCTGCACGTAGTGGTTGGCTTTCGCGACAAAGGTTCGGGCCTGATTCTTCGCTACACCGCGATGACTCCCAACGGCTCACCGCCTCCGGAGGGGAATGGGCACACCCAGGTTCAGCTCGGTGGAATAGGTCCCGAAGTGCACATGGACGCCTTCGGAACGGGGTTTCTAGTTTCTGCCGACGGCCGCATCGTTACGAACCATCACGTCGTTGAGCCCTGGTGGAAGAACGACGACATCGCGGAACTGCTGAAGCAGGCGGTTGACCTCGAACCCAGAGTTGTCGAGATGACTGCGTACTTTCCCGGCATCTCTCATGGCATTCAGGTAACCTCGCAAAAAATTTCCTCCGATGCTGACCTTGCTGTGGTTGCCGGCAACATCTCGGGACTGAAGCTGAAGCTGCTGTCGATGGATGACAGTCCCAAGGCCGCCGTGAGCGGACAGCCGGTTGTGCTGATCGGCTATCCCACGGGCGTAGATGCGATTCTCGCGCGAACCAGCGAAGATGCTGTGCGCTCGATCGCCGCCAATACCAACGGAGATCCAACCAGCCTGGTCACCGAGCTGGCGCATCGCAACCTGATACGGCCGACCAACACGCAAGGGCACATCGGCGACGTCCTCGCCGACAAGATCATCTACGACGCGCAAACCACTTCCGGGGGATCGGGCGGTCCGCTGTTCAATGCTGAAGGCAAAGTGATCGCCGTAAACGTAGCCATGCTCCGCGACTTCGGAGGCTCGAACTTCGCGATTCCAGTCCGCTACGCGAAGCCGCTGCTGCCGCGTTAATTCATAAGGTTGGGATGAACAAGAAACAGTCATAGGAGAGCCGTCCGTCTCGGCCGTGTTTTGCCCGCGGTTGCTAAGAGTCCCAGGAGATCTAGCCTGTTTCGGTTCGAGATGTAGACCTTCTTGAAGTCCCCAACAGAAAACACGGGCGGAGGCGGGCGGTTCTCCTGCTTTTTCTTGTTTTTCTTCTTGCCCTAATAGTTAGGCGGAAGCCACCAGGCGAGCGTATTCCGAGTCAGCCTGCGGAGACATTAGAACCCAAAGGGTGTAGACGCCTAGAGCTGTTCCAAATGGAACATTGAGCAAGGCAATGAACGCCATCACTAAGGCTAGAGGACGGCCCCAGCTTTGTCGTTCAAGCAAGCTAAAGCCGGTAATCAAACTCACGCCTGCTTTTGCTAGAAGGAAAACAGCGATACCGCTCAGAAGTGGATGGATAAACGCCGGATGCTCCCCGCTGCCGTAGCGCCCAAAGATCGTGTTGGAAACAATCAGCAGTATGCAGCCACCGACAGCATGAAGAAGTGCGTAGGCGATCCACAGGATCCCAACTAACCTCAGATGTTGTTCGACGCGGCTAAGAAGCGTCCTGCCGATTACCGCATGGCCGCATTTGTTGCAAACCGTCTGATTGGCCACAAGTGCGTTGCCGCAGAAGTTGCAGTACATAGGGGATAGGTCTTCCTTCTGGATGCAACAACTTACTACAACTCCCTGATCGATAGTGAATACGCGAATTGTATCGGGGAAGTTCCAGAATGACCTCCGTAGAAGGTGCCTTTTAATCCCCCTGCATTTGCGTAGTCACTGAACATTCATTCTCTCCTCAACTTGTATTGACAATCGGCAACTAGGGTTGGCGACCGGAGGAATTCGAATGCTTTTTGAAACGAATACGAAGATTCAGGCCCCAACAAGGCTAGCGACACTCGCGTCATGCTGCCTGTTGACGTTAGGTTCGCTCGCGTTCGCCGCCGACCCCACTTCAGTCCCTTCTGCCAACCCGAAAGTTGCTGGGTTTTGGAAGGCAGACATTCTTTCACCTGAGCTTGTAGAAGCACCGGTCGCTCAAGGCGCAATCCCGGTGGAGAATCCATCCGCATTGGTTGGCTTCTATGGCTACAACAACGATGGTCCACTGCTCCCGGCTCCCGGCGCAGATACGACCGGAGTAGCAAAAATAGAAGCGTCTAAGACCGAGCCCGACAAGAACACTTACCTCATCCTGCGGAATCAGAAGGGATCCGATCCCAATTACAACTACGGTACCCACTTTCTGTTTCAGGGGCATGAGACGGGACAGACTGGCTACATCACGCGCATCAACCTCGATGCCGACGGACCACATCGCGTCACCCTGATGGCCGACCAGGACGTAAACGGCCTCCAGCTGCCAACGATCGACGGTTCCACCTGGTATCCGTTCTCTGAGCACCTCCTGTTCACTGTCGAAGGAGGCGCTCGTGGCGGCGTTTTTCAGTCCACTCTTGGAGATGACTCGAGCCGCACATTCAAATCGACGGTTGAAGATCTCGGCGGAATCATGGGCCGGGGCGGCTATGAGGGAATCCAGGCAGATCCCTGGGGCAACCTGATGATTGTCGAAGATTCCGGCGGAGCTGCGGGTGCCGTAAATAAGAACGCAAAACAGCCAAACAGCTTCGTCTTTCGTTTCATCCCTAATGATCCGCGTGATTTGAAGAAGGGTGGAAAGCTGCAGGCACTTCAGGTAATCGGGCGTTCGGGCTCTCCAATCATCTTCCACGCCGGTCAGGCTGATGCGGACATCCTGAGTCAGGACGTGAAGGACCTGCACACCTATGGCCTCGTATTCCGTACGAACTGGGTCACTGTCCAGAACACTACGAGCAGCACCGCTCCGTTCAACGCCAATGCTGCGGCAAAGGCAGCGAATGCGACGCCGTTCAAGCGGCCCGAAAATGGTCAGTTCCGTCCCGGCTCGAACTTCACCGAATTCTTCTTCGACGAGACTGGGGACACCAACGCACAAACTGAAGCTGGCAGCGCGTTCGGTGGCTTCGGCTCAATCATGAAGCTCCGGACATCTCCCAGATCGGATGTCGGCGCACTGCAGCTCTTCTTCTTAGGCGACCTCGACCACACTGGCTTCGACAACACAGCTTTCTGGACGAAGGACAAGATCGTCTTCGTGGAAGACCGCGGCGACGGTTTGCACAGCGATCACAGCGCCCTCGACTCTGCGTTCTTGTTTGACGTCCGGGTCAACTATGGAGCCTCAGGAGCACCACAACCGATTCGTCTGCTGGCCCAGGGACGTGATCCTTCGGCAACACTAGATTCCGGGTTTCTGGCCGTGAAAGGAACCAAGCTCCAGAACGAAGGAGACAACGAAATCACCGGCTGGCATCTTTCTAACGGCGATCCGGGCGTAGACGGCCTGCTGGGTGCGAGAAATCCGCATCCGTTCAAAGACGGATGGAGGCTCTTCTACACCGGGCAGCATGGCGACAACGTCACGTACGAGATCCTGCCATCAGCATCCGGACAACACGACCGCGATGACTTCAACGGCGGCCACGATCGCGACGATGATGAGTAATTAGTAATGCTTTTGCAGATAAAAGGGCGACATAAATGTCGCCCTTTCTTTCTTCAAAGCGAGCCTCGACGTTGTTTGAATGCTGCTAAACCTGCAAGTCCTGTGTGTCGGTATGCAGAGTTACTCTTCCCGCAGTGCTTCCAGAGGATCCAGGTGGGAAGCCTTCTGCGCAGGAACAAAACTTGCCATCATGGCGACAATGGTAAGCAATGCGATGGCCGCGCCCAGGATAGTAGGATCGGTGTTCTTCACTCCAAATAACATGCTGCGGGCGGCGCGCGACACCCACCACGACAGCGCCGCACCGGCCACCAGTCCGATGCCAAGCAGTTCAACAGCTTCCCGCATAACGAGTTTGAGAACGCGCATTCGGTCAGCGCCGAGCGCCATTCTGATGCCGATCTCGTTGCGCCGGCGCAGGGCCATGTAGGAGATCAATCCATACAGCCCAATCGTGGTCAGTACCGCAGCTAGTACTCCAAAAAATCCGGAGAGCGATGCCATCAGCCGTTCGCGGACGAGCGTGTCGCGAATTTGTGTCTTCAATACAGTGAACTGAATCAAGATTGCCGGATTAATCTCCGCCACCGCCTGCTCGACCGCGGTCGTAAGCGAATCGAGCTGCAGGTCGGAGCGCATTACGACGGAGCAACTCGTGTCAGGCTGTTTGTCCTGACCGCGCGGGACGAACGCAATCGGGGTCAACTCCTCACGCAATGTGCGGTATTTCGTGTCTTTTACAACACCGACTACCTGATACACCGATTCCGGTTTGCCTGCGCCTTCGTCGACTTTGAAAGTCTGCCCCAGCGGATCTTTGTCTTTAAAGAGTTTTCGTACAAATGTTTCATTGACGACTGCGACTGCGGGAGAGTTAAGCGTGTCGGAGAGGCTCACGTCGCGGCCGCGAAGAATCGGAGTGCCCATGGTCTTGAAAAATCCCGGACTCACCCGATCAAACCAGGAGACTTCCTGCAGCTCTTCTCCGGAAGCGTTCGTGTGGACCGAATCATTCCATCCATTTCCACTCACGGGAACGATGGAGACCCCGGCGGCCGCTTCCACTCCGGGAAGAGATTGCATGCGATCCGCGAGTTGCTGCTTAAAGCCATTTCTCATCTCTACGGGGATGTTGAGCTGAGTGAAATCGAGATCGGCTACCAGGATTCCCGTCTGCCGAAACCCAGCATCAACGGAGACGAGCTTCTGAAAACTGCGCACGAACAGGAGTGCACCTACCAGCAACACCATCGACAGCGCCACCTGCGCAACTACGAGCACTCGACGCATTCCGAGTCGTTCGCGCCCGCCGATCGCTCCGCGTGCTCCGGCCTTCATTGCCACAATGGGCGGCGTAGCCGTGGCCCGCATGGCTGGCGTAAGTCCGAAGAAAAGGCACGTGAGGACTGCAACCAATCCGCTGAAGCCAAGCACCCGCCAATCGAGTGTGACATCCAGTGCTACCTGTCCACCGCTCGTCATGAGAAAGGAGATCAGGACTCGAGTCAGAACCTGTGCGAGTAATATGCCCGCCGCCGCCCCGATTCCGGCTATGAGCAGGCTCTCCATCATCAACTGCTGGAGCAGTCGCGTACGCGACGCGCCCAACGCGAGCCGCACGGCGATCTCCCGTTCGCGTGCATTCGCTCTGGCAAACATGAGGTTCGCCAGGTTCGCGCAGGCAATCAGCAGCACAGTTCCCGCAATGGCCAGCAACATCCACAAGGGCTGCTCGTATTCCGTGCGCAGGTTAGAAATCCCAGCGCTCGCCGGATAGGCCGCCAACTTCCACGACAGGAACTCCTTGGCCTCTTTCTCCTTGTACCGTTCCGGAAGAGTCGCCTGGAAGACTCCCGGTGATATCGACTCCAACTGCGCCGTCGCCTTGGCCGGAGTCCATCCTGGTTTCAGACGGCCAACGACGGCCAACCACCATCCGTCGCGACGATCGAGTACTTTCCACTCGCCATCGATGATGGCTTCGCTGCAGATCGGTACGGCAACATCAAACGAGTGTCCCACCTCCATGCCGTAAAAACCGGCAGGAGTTACGCCGATGATCTCTGCGGGGTGCCCGTCAAGCGTAAGCTTGCTGCCCACAGCCGACGCGTTGCCGCCATATTCCCGTTTCCAGAACGGGAAGCTGATCACCGCTCCCGGCGAGCCGCAGCCCTTAGTGTCATCGGCCGACGAAATCAGCCGTCCGGCCGCCGGGAGCACGCCGAGGATATTAAAGAAGTCGCCACTTACGTAAATCCCTCGGGCAATACGCGATCTTCCACCGGTCGCAAGGTTGAAGCTGGTCGAGTTCCAGGCAGCGATCCCAGAAAATGCCTGCTCGTGGTCACGAATTTGTTCCCAAATCGGATTCGTGAAAGTGGAGAAGCTGCCGCGGAAATTTCCAGACCGCCCGTGGCTGTTGGAGGGCTTCAGGTAGACCAGCTCCTCCGGATTCCTCACCGGCAGACTGCGCAGCCGCACCGCGTTCAGCAACTGGAAGATCGCGGTATTCGCTCCAATGCCCAGCGCAAGTGACAGAATCGCCACCGCAGCGAATCCCGGACTGAGCCGCAAGCTCCGCAACGCATAGCGCACATCCTGACCGAGATGGGCCAGCGAGCCGCCATGCCATGGTCCACCTGCAGGCACTGGCTCAAAACGCGGCTGACGCGCCACTCGCCGCAGCCCATCGGCCAGTAGGTTGCGCTCATCGAGTTCTGCCAAAAGTGCAGCGTACGCGTCTTGCTCCGGAGTTCCTCGCGATTTCAGCTCTGCATAGCGGTCCTCGAGGTGCTGGCCGAGTTCCTCGACAATCGCCGCTTCGCGCGTAGATTCGAGTTTCAACAGCGCCAGCCGCTTTCTGACCTCGTCTCTGAACTCAGGCATTCTCCAACCCCGTAATACTGCTCATCGCTGCCACGAACGCTTGCCAGGTGTTGCGCTGCGCTCTCAGCACCTTCCGTCCGGCGGCCGTCAACCTGTAGTAGCGCCGACGCCGCTGACCGGCCTTCTCGGTCCAGCGCCCTTGGATCCATCCGCGATCCTCAAGCCTGTAGAGGAGCGGGTAGAGTGAGGCGACGTTGAACCGAAGCGTTCCGCCTGAGCGAGTCTCGATGATCTTGCTGATCTCGTATCCGTGCCGCGGACGGTCTTCCACTAGCGAAAGGATCATCAACTCGGCGCTGCCCTTCTTCAACTCACGATCCAGCATTGATGCTGCCATATATGTCTGTGCAATATATTGCTGAAGCACTGACGTGTCAATCGGCTTAGACCGTGGTGGCAATTGAAGGTTAGGTCGATTTTTCTGGCGCTGTTTGGTGGGCTGTTGGCATGCATGAGAACGGCCCACGGTCGCGGCCGTGGGCCGTTCTTGCCTTAGTGGTGCGAAGCGCTATTACCGTCAAAGGATGACGGTAATAGCGCGCTTACTCGTCCTTCTTGAAGAAGAAGTAGTCCGCGGAGTACGGCACGAGGGCTTGTTTTCCCACGTCATTTGCTGTGAAGCAACCGTCTGCGGGAGCTAATCCGCCTTTCGTATTCAAGCGTTGAATGAACGTGGTTCTACTCAGAAGCCTGCCGCCAGTTGGCCCATCTTCCGTCCCGATTGACTGCAGTAACAGGCAGGCAATGGCGCCGCTGTTCGGGCAACTCGGCTCGGAGCCGGCAGGGACCGCATTTACCTTCTGTGCCCAGACCTTGCTGCTGTCAAAGGAACTCTGCCAGGTCACGCTTCCGAAGGGTAGCGGGCTCGGGGCAATTCCGTTGGGGTGAGTGTCTGGGCTAAGGAAGTGGGTGATGATCTGCACCTGTTGTCCGAAGAACGTCGTAAAAAGAGTGGCTTCGGGACGAGCGTTGTTGGCGTTCCACGCAGCAGTAGAGGCACCCGCGCTCGTGGGAAGGCAAATATAACCCTGAGTCCCAACACCATGACCGAACAGGAATGCAGAATTCCCCTCCTGCACCTTAATGGTATCGGAAGTAGGCGGAGGCGTAACTCTTTGCGCAGCTGCTTGGCTGACAATACCGAATGCAGATCCGAGTACGACCGCGGCTGTGAACAGTCTTCGTCCTCGCGCAGTGTTTTTCATCGATTGACTAAAGTTGTGGCTCATTATTTTTTAGTTCTCCTTGTTATTTCCATTTTTGGGAAGAGTTAACGTTCTGAGGCAGACAATCAGGTCCAGGCGCAGTACTGACCAAAGCGCCTTGCCATGTATCTGCTTTGTTAAGTGCGTTGGGCCGACCTGGCTTGATTCCTCCGATTGGGGTCACGCAGGTTGAACATCAGGTTTGACTGGCTCCCAGAACGAAACCTAGGCAAAGCAGCGCTTCACAAATGGGACCCTCTCACGAATCTCGATTTGGAAATGCTTTCCCGACGCGCTGCATTGGATGCTGCTGAGAGCCCTTGACGAGTAAAAACTCCGTCATGCTTTTGTCAGCAATCCATCTTGTTGGGATGAGTGGAGCGCGTTGGCTTGAAGACGAACAGATCATGCCGAGCACGAGTTCTGCCGCCGGATACTCTTGCTTCGCCGCTTTTCGAATCCAACCGATAGCTTCACGCACGTCTGGCTGCACACCGATGCCGTTCAAATAGAAGAGACCAAGATGGAATTCCGCGGCTGCCAGTTTCTGACGTGCGGCTCGTGCAATCCAGTTCACTCCCGCGGACATGTCCCGCGGCCCTCCGAGTCCCTGCATCAACAGCACGCCAAGATCGTTCTGCGCCGGCGAGTAACCGGAGAGTGCCGCACGCTGAAACCACTTGAAGGCTTCGTGAAAATCTAGCGGCACACCGTCTCCCCTGGAGTAGGCATATCCGATGTTGGTCTGCGCTTCTGCATTCCCCTGATTCGCCGCCTGCAGGAACCAGCGCGCGGACTCAACCGGGTCCCTGGGCACCCCAGAGCCCGCATGAAACGCATGCGCCAGTTTAAGTTGATCGTCAACGTAGCCTTTCTGGGCTCTTTCACGCGCCCGATTCAGGTCGTTGATGTTTTGGGCCGGCAATGCACCAGAGAGAAGTGCAGACCCCAGCAAGAAAGCGATCTTCCTGAAACAGAACCGATAACCATACTGACGAACCATTTTCTTACCTCCAAACAGAAAGAGGCCGCCTGTGCTGAAACCCAAGCACCAGGCGGCCTCCGGTTGTCGCGGTCGGCCGAATTTATCGAATCAGTTCAACACCAGCGAATTTTCTTGGTTACTACCTCCGCGGAGATCGGGAGACCGTCGTGGATTTTGAGGCACGCGATCTCCCCATATCCCATCTCCCTGCAATAGCGGATCACCGCCTGCCATGCGGGATGAAGCGCTGCTTCCTGCTCATCCTGTCCCGAAACGGTCCCTCGGACGAGGGGAACCTTAGGTGCGCTGGGGACACGTGACATACCCAAGCCTCTAGTTAGTTCAATACTCAGAAGACGGCTTGACAGTTACAAGGCAGTCCAGGGAGCCTGCCTGCTCAAACAATAGACACCGCAAATCCAGATACGTTTGGGCATTTGTAGATGTTTTTTTATAAAGCACCGAAGATCACGTGATCCAACTATCGGACCATCAAGCAATCGGGTGATCGGGCGATCGGGCGAAGTCAGAACCGTCCGCGGTAGCGGATGGGTGAGCGCATCCCGATCGACTCGCCGATATTTCGTGACCGCTCCCGAACTTCATCGTTGACTGTAAACACTTCGAGCGATTTTCGACGCGCTGGAGTTCTGTTGGCGTTCCTAATTCGTGGATTGCTAAGCACAGGGCTACTCATTCATAGAGGTGCGCAATGTGCACCAGTGCTTGTCGCAACACGACGGTCAACGAAACCGGCGAGCCTCGCGCTGTTGTTGTGGGAAGGACGCGAAGTCCAGACCGATGCGCAGACCGTTGGAATTCAGCAGCGCTCGGCTGAGTGTCTAATTACTGGGTTGTCCGAAGGCACGAATCTGATTTAAGGCGGTCGAGCGTCAATGAGTGAAATCGCCTGATTACGTAAATCATGAATCTGCCTGCCCCGGGTGCAGGGATC
The window above is part of the Terriglobales bacterium genome. Proteins encoded here:
- a CDS encoding winged helix-turn-helix domain-containing protein, which produces MTAERFRFGIFEFNRSARELRRDGVLVRLQSQPAQVLVCLLERAGEVVSREELRQAVWREDTFVDFERGLNFCIAQIRAALKDNPPEPRFIRTIPKRGYQFVAPVTPTSNSDLLPTHLGNPDARSRVRTVASVLALCLLLASLFAAGYWVKSRSLVEKTPIVAVLRFDNETGDPDMTRLSDAVTDMLVAELTAKGDGQYRVIGNARELRVAREHRDLNAVASSLGASYVILGQVQRSGDQTRILAHLIHLPEQTHVWVTRIDRTLDNPLTLESQVAQTVASQFSPKIRTTFVPFASRPRASL
- a CDS encoding AI-2E family transporter, whose product is MTATLSKQAELIFLSVLTLLGLYLSYLLVRPYAAPILFALVLAIIFYPLYEKLRRLVRNPSARALLTTLITLIATVLPLVLLAIALSRELTDLYQTLTVKSAAGGGIAQLLLHYGQVATEWIRQRIGLPPIDIRGVTLRYVGQASAAIVQFGAGAIANFFKLLVDAAIAFLLLFFLFRDGRSGLKRVTSNLPMSDERASELFRRIGSTVTATFYGGLAVAAIQGTLAGLAFYVLGLQSAVLWGFVTAIASLLPVVGSATVWVPMSVVLLASGHWLKAVVLLGWGFGVVGLVDNLVRPLIVRAGTQLHMVFIFLSLLGGLSAFGMLGLFLGPVILSVTGAVIGMLRDEVARRNA
- a CDS encoding trypsin-like peptidase domain-containing protein; translation: MEFGPDKAFVVEVDASSREHVAKILTDAGYQVSSQIAATLKMVLASMPDVIVMGASPPDLDCCDLLSDIKRSEQARHIRVIMLAEGGTAERIRGLDLGADDALSVPFDDRELLARVRAQLREKRPEDDLRASVRDGRNSRREARRVLSALNRGRRTLRLGVTLLIVVAALATGGLGFLYWRSQRQDVRVYTALAKLQTGIASERELLELARKARAQAEQSATDSTEAQRQDLKRQNKELRDKIAGADPSQVAELERQLRTSNDRLQKLETERTVAQDVIRSYSSSVCLLHVVVGFRDKGSGLILRYTAMTPNGSPPPEGNGHTQVQLGGIGPEVHMDAFGTGFLVSADGRIVTNHHVVEPWWKNDDIAELLKQAVDLEPRVVEMTAYFPGISHGIQVTSQKISSDADLAVVAGNISGLKLKLLSMDDSPKAAVSGQPVVLIGYPTGVDAILARTSEDAVRSIAANTNGDPTSLVTELAHRNLIRPTNTQGHIGDVLADKIIYDAQTTSGGSGGPLFNAEGKVIAVNVAMLRDFGGSNFAIPVRYAKPLLPR
- a CDS encoding alkaline phosphatase PhoX, which encodes MLFETNTKIQAPTRLATLASCCLLTLGSLAFAADPTSVPSANPKVAGFWKADILSPELVEAPVAQGAIPVENPSALVGFYGYNNDGPLLPAPGADTTGVAKIEASKTEPDKNTYLILRNQKGSDPNYNYGTHFLFQGHETGQTGYITRINLDADGPHRVTLMADQDVNGLQLPTIDGSTWYPFSEHLLFTVEGGARGGVFQSTLGDDSSRTFKSTVEDLGGIMGRGGYEGIQADPWGNLMIVEDSGGAAGAVNKNAKQPNSFVFRFIPNDPRDLKKGGKLQALQVIGRSGSPIIFHAGQADADILSQDVKDLHTYGLVFRTNWVTVQNTTSSTAPFNANAAAKAANATPFKRPENGQFRPGSNFTEFFFDETGDTNAQTEAGSAFGGFGSIMKLRTSPRSDVGALQLFFLGDLDHTGFDNTAFWTKDKIVFVEDRGDGLHSDHSALDSAFLFDVRVNYGASGAPQPIRLLAQGRDPSATLDSGFLAVKGTKLQNEGDNEITGWHLSNGDPGVDGLLGARNPHPFKDGWRLFYTGQHGDNVTYEILPSASGQHDRDDFNGGHDRDDDE